From Primulina tabacum isolate GXHZ01 chromosome 2, ASM2559414v2, whole genome shotgun sequence, one genomic window encodes:
- the LOC142530587 gene encoding uncharacterized protein LOC142530587 has translation MIEVEIGRILYCEESRDWKPENLEKLKIQGDEMAVIEEEPAVESSSKSQSKSPAPASGYESDGYETASETELYDAVPESENCTDNKNTDSLTSVNDNDVEVSRVKDEEQHETSDCVESEVNEKVLEESNESKLEGNSLFKAGQYEDALAKYEFAIQIVQDVLSSTEIRSICHANRAACFSKLGNHEETIKECTKALELNPTYMKALLRRGEAHEKLEHYEESIADMTKVLELDQSNDQARRTIIRLKPLAEEKREKMKEEMIGKLKEMGNSILGRFGMSVDNFKAVKDPNTGSYSVSFQK, from the exons ATGATAGAAGTCGAGATTGGAAGAATACTTTACTGCGAAGAAAGTCGAGATTGGAAACCTGAAAACcttgaaaaattgaaaattcagGGAGACGAAATGGCTGTGATTGAAGAAGAGCCAGCCGTTGAAAGCAGttccaaatctcaatcaaaatcaCCGGCGCCGGCTTCGGGATACGAGTCCGATGGGTACGAGACCGCCAGTGAAACCGAGCTGTACGACGCCGTTCCAGAATCAGAAAATTGTACGGATAACAAAAATACTGATAGTTTAACGAGTGTTAACGACAACGATGTTGAGGTAAGCCGTGTCAAGGACGAAGAACAGCATGAAACGTCTGACTGCGTCGAGAGTGAAGTCAATGAG AAAGTTTTAGAGGAATCAAATGAGTCCAAACTGGAGGGTAATTCCTTATTTAAAGCTGGACAGTATGAAGATGCACTAGCGAAATATGAATTTGCAATACAAATTGTCCAAGATGTGCTTTCGTCTACTGAAATACGATCGATATGCCATGCAAATAGAGCTGCATGTTTCTCCAAATTG GGAAATCATGAAGAGACAATTAAGGAGTGTACAAAGGCATTAGAGCTGAATCCCACCTACATGAAAGCTTTATTAAGAAGAGGGGAGGCACATGAGAAGCTTGAACATTATGAGGAGTCAATTGCTG ACATGACAAAAGTCTTGGAATTGGATCAATCGAATGATCAAGCTAGGCGAACCATTATCCGTCTGAAGCCATTAGCGGAAGAAAAACGTGAAAAAATGAAGGAAGAGATGATTG GGAAGTTGAAAGAAATGGGAAATTCTATTTTGGGTCGTTTTGGCATGAGCGTTGACAATTTTAAAGCTGTCAAAGATCCGAATACTGGTTCCTATTCTGTTTCATTTCAGAAATAG